In Dehalogenimonas etheniformans, one genomic interval encodes:
- a CDS encoding FAD-dependent oxidoreductase codes for MDKTKVGAALVVGGGVGGMQTALDLAEAGIKVYLVDEAPAIGGKMVQLDKTFPTNDCAMCTVSPRLVAIDRHLNIELLTNSRVIAYEGEAGNFRVKVLKKARCVDTSKCTGCNVCIEKCPAKTTSDFDGGLTKRKAIYTLYAQAVPNVPVIDKDNCIYFKKGKGCKACEKFCEAGAILLDQADETIELNVGAVVLTPGYDLFDAAEKPQLGFGRYPDVLTSLQFERILSASGPFAGKVMRPSNGELPRKVAFIQCVGSRETSADFCSAVCCMYATKEALILKEHHPEIDVAIFYIDIRAYGKGFEAYYERAKKAGVRFIRCQPSSLKQLLANKEIIIRYQDEQGNLTEENFDLAMLSCGLRPSKAGQSVADKFGVRLDGNGFCLTDGLDPVATSQEGIFAVGAFSGPKDIPETVIQAGAAASRVLALLVEKKGELLKERTYPSERSVYGGEPRTGVFVCHCGKNIASVVNIPEVIEYCSTLPNVVFVTDTLFACAADAGEKIKEAILEHGLNRVIVAACTPRTHEALFQDTLREAGLNPYLLEMANIRNQCSWVHMYQPAEATSKAKDIIRLAAVKATHLKPLHPGQVPVSHNGLVIGGGLAGMTAALALADAGYNTYLLEKSRELGGNLRRVKFGEPGQEPQAKLHELIERIKIHPNIELYLESNVIGFEGAAGNFVIDFISENRKYQIKAGAVIVATGAKEYLPSQFLYGEDRRVITQLELEERLSVEKVDAKTVVMIQCVGSRDENHPYCSRLCCVQAVKNAIKLKARQPETEVFVLYRDIRTYGLHEAEYTRARKLGVRFLRYEQGQNPVVTNSNDELRVTVFDPILDAKLNIPADMLVLSTGVAPSEDQELTRLLTLPESEDGFLMEAHIKLRPVDSPVEGVFLAGLAHGPKLADESIAQAGAAAAKAAAILSKGQRQLEACVSEVLDENCDGCAYCVEPCPFKAINLIEYMANGTIKKTVESDPAKCQGCGVCMATCPKKGIMVRNFNLDELSDIVSAVLAPV; via the coding sequence GTGGATAAGACTAAAGTTGGCGCGGCGCTGGTTGTCGGCGGTGGCGTCGGCGGGATGCAGACGGCGCTCGACCTTGCCGAAGCCGGTATTAAAGTTTACCTCGTCGACGAAGCGCCTGCTATTGGCGGCAAAATGGTCCAACTGGACAAGACCTTCCCCACTAACGACTGTGCCATGTGTACCGTTTCACCACGATTGGTGGCTATCGACCGTCACCTGAACATCGAATTGCTCACTAATTCCAGGGTAATAGCCTACGAGGGCGAAGCCGGCAATTTCCGTGTAAAAGTGCTGAAGAAAGCTCGCTGTGTCGATACCTCGAAATGCACCGGCTGTAATGTTTGCATCGAAAAATGCCCTGCCAAGACTACCTCTGATTTTGACGGGGGTCTGACCAAGCGAAAAGCGATCTACACCCTATACGCTCAGGCGGTACCCAATGTTCCGGTTATCGATAAAGACAATTGCATCTATTTCAAAAAAGGCAAGGGCTGCAAAGCCTGCGAGAAGTTCTGCGAGGCCGGAGCCATCCTCCTTGATCAAGCAGACGAGACTATTGAACTTAATGTCGGAGCTGTCGTATTGACGCCCGGCTATGACCTATTCGACGCTGCCGAAAAACCCCAACTCGGTTTCGGCCGATACCCGGACGTGCTGACCAGCCTTCAGTTCGAGCGAATCCTATCAGCTTCCGGACCTTTTGCCGGCAAGGTGATGCGGCCTTCCAATGGCGAATTGCCACGCAAGGTAGCCTTTATCCAATGCGTTGGTTCGCGTGAGACCTCAGCCGATTTCTGCTCAGCGGTTTGTTGTATGTACGCCACCAAAGAAGCATTGATCTTGAAAGAGCACCATCCCGAGATAGATGTCGCCATTTTTTACATCGATATCCGGGCTTACGGCAAAGGATTCGAAGCGTATTACGAACGGGCAAAAAAGGCGGGGGTCCGGTTTATAAGATGTCAACCTTCATCTTTGAAACAATTGCTGGCAAATAAAGAAATCATAATTCGTTACCAGGACGAACAGGGCAATTTAACAGAAGAAAACTTTGATCTGGCGATGCTGTCCTGCGGACTTCGGCCGTCAAAGGCGGGACAGTCGGTTGCAGATAAATTCGGCGTTAGATTGGATGGCAACGGGTTCTGCCTGACGGATGGCCTTGACCCGGTCGCCACTAGCCAGGAAGGCATTTTCGCCGTTGGCGCTTTCAGCGGGCCAAAGGACATTCCTGAGACGGTCATCCAGGCCGGGGCAGCGGCGTCAAGAGTGTTGGCTCTGCTTGTCGAGAAAAAGGGCGAACTCTTGAAGGAACGCACTTACCCTTCCGAAAGGTCGGTGTATGGCGGTGAACCGCGCACCGGAGTCTTCGTGTGTCATTGCGGTAAAAACATTGCTTCCGTAGTCAATATTCCAGAAGTAATTGAATACTGCAGCACTCTGCCCAACGTTGTTTTTGTTACAGACACTCTCTTCGCTTGCGCGGCTGATGCCGGGGAGAAGATCAAAGAAGCCATTTTGGAACACGGCTTGAACCGTGTTATCGTTGCCGCTTGTACCCCGCGGACCCACGAGGCACTATTTCAGGACACGCTACGGGAAGCTGGTCTCAACCCGTATCTCTTGGAGATGGCTAACATTAGGAACCAATGCTCCTGGGTGCATATGTACCAACCGGCAGAGGCAACATCCAAAGCTAAAGATATTATCCGCTTGGCGGCTGTCAAGGCAACACATCTCAAACCGCTGCATCCCGGGCAAGTGCCTGTTAGCCACAACGGACTTGTTATCGGCGGCGGCTTAGCCGGGATGACTGCAGCTCTAGCATTAGCCGATGCCGGATATAATACGTATTTATTGGAAAAATCGCGTGAACTTGGCGGCAATCTTAGACGGGTCAAATTCGGAGAGCCCGGTCAGGAACCGCAGGCCAAACTTCATGAACTGATCGAACGGATCAAAATACACCCTAACATCGAACTTTATCTCGAATCAAACGTAATCGGATTCGAGGGTGCAGCGGGCAATTTCGTCATCGATTTCATTTCCGAAAACCGGAAGTATCAAATAAAAGCCGGGGCGGTTATCGTGGCCACTGGCGCCAAAGAATACCTGCCATCTCAGTTCCTGTACGGGGAGGACCGGCGTGTCATCACCCAGTTGGAGTTGGAAGAGCGCCTGTCAGTCGAGAAGGTCGATGCCAAAACGGTAGTTATGATCCAATGCGTCGGTTCACGTGATGAAAATCATCCGTATTGTAGCCGTCTATGTTGCGTACAGGCTGTTAAAAACGCCATTAAATTGAAGGCACGGCAACCCGAGACCGAGGTCTTCGTCCTTTATCGCGATATCCGCACCTACGGCTTGCATGAAGCTGAGTACACCCGAGCCCGTAAGCTTGGGGTTCGCTTCTTGCGCTACGAACAGGGTCAGAATCCGGTGGTCACCAACTCAAACGATGAACTGAGGGTAACGGTTTTCGACCCAATACTTGATGCAAAATTGAATATCCCTGCCGATATGCTTGTGCTTTCGACTGGGGTCGCGCCTTCCGAGGATCAGGAATTGACCAGACTCTTGACACTACCTGAATCCGAGGATGGATTCTTGATGGAAGCCCACATCAAGTTGCGCCCGGTCGATTCCCCTGTCGAGGGTGTTTTCCTCGCCGGATTGGCTCATGGTCCGAAGTTGGCAGATGAATCAATCGCTCAAGCCGGCGCTGCAGCCGCAAAGGCGGCAGCAATTCTTTCCAAAGGTCAGAGGCAACTCGAAGCCTGTGTTTCTGAGGTGCTGGATGAAAACTGTGACGGATGCGCCTATTGTGTGGAGCCTTGTCCTTTCAAAGCCATAAACCTCATCGAGTATATGGCGAATGGAACCATTAAAAAGACAGTTGAATCCGATCCCGCCAAATGTCAGGGTTGCGGGGTCTGCATGGCTACATGCCCCAAGAAAGGGATTATGGTCAGGAATTTCAACCTTGACGAATTATCCGATATTGTATCGGCTGTCCTTGCCCCGGTATAA
- a CDS encoding CoB--CoM heterodisulfide reductase iron-sulfur subunit B family protein translates to MRYAYFNSCSLRASGKEYSQSLLRLFKLIGIETEELKNWMCCGSTLAHNTSVMLADTLPLKNLAEVQRAGFNDMVVPCTACYNRFKVAQYEDQGDRRLKREIEEIIGHKFEHPVSVVHPLEILSSEQNLAKLKSMVKRDMSHVTVAAYYGCLLVRPHKETAFRDNPEYPITMDRILNAVGIKTVDWSHKVECCGGSLSLTRPDAVLKLTSHILDNARDSGATAVSVPCTFCQLNLDIRQNDLNKLGRNYDMPIFYFTELLSLALGVPEKELMLNKHFVETESLLVKHSG, encoded by the coding sequence TTGAGGTACGCCTATTTCAATAGTTGCTCGCTTCGGGCTTCAGGAAAGGAATATTCCCAATCACTGCTCCGGCTTTTCAAGTTAATCGGCATCGAAACCGAAGAGTTGAAAAACTGGATGTGTTGTGGCTCGACACTAGCCCATAACACCTCGGTTATGTTGGCCGACACTTTGCCTTTGAAAAACCTGGCTGAGGTACAAAGAGCGGGTTTCAATGATATGGTCGTGCCATGCACCGCCTGTTATAACAGGTTCAAGGTTGCTCAATACGAAGATCAAGGCGATCGTCGTTTGAAGCGGGAGATCGAGGAGATAATCGGCCATAAGTTTGAGCATCCGGTTTCGGTAGTCCACCCGCTGGAAATTCTATCTTCCGAACAAAACCTCGCCAAACTCAAAAGTATGGTTAAACGCGATATGTCTCATGTTACTGTCGCAGCTTATTACGGTTGCCTGCTGGTGCGCCCCCACAAAGAAACCGCTTTCAGAGACAATCCGGAGTATCCGATAACCATGGACAGGATCCTTAATGCCGTTGGGATAAAAACTGTTGATTGGTCGCACAAAGTTGAGTGCTGCGGCGGCTCTCTTTCACTGACCCGGCCCGACGCTGTGTTGAAGCTTACATCCCACATACTGGATAATGCCCGGGATTCAGGAGCGACAGCCGTATCGGTACCATGCACGTTCTGCCAACTCAACCTCGACATTCGTCAGAATGATTTGAACAAACTGGGTCGAAATTATGATATGCCAATATTTTATTTTACAGAACTTCTGTCGCTTGCCCTCGGTGTTCCAGAAAAAGAGCTTATGCTGAATAAACATTTCGTTGAAACTGAAAGCCTGCTGGTGAAGCATAGTGGATAA
- a CDS encoding 4Fe-4S dicluster domain-containing protein encodes MTQKASLREFDLIPGHISEFASDIKSLHGVDVNMCFQCRKCTSGCPLAEFMDMTPTQLIHAVRLGLKDIVLDTNTYWLCVACGTCTARCPQETGLLKVMDALSNIAIKEGIMPKEPAIAEFYNIGLFMVKNFGTVYETGLAGILSLKTGNIARDAGMGIRMLKKGKLDILPHLHNSREMKKLFKKVAKREQELARS; translated from the coding sequence ATGACGCAAAAAGCGAGCCTCAGGGAATTTGACCTTATTCCCGGCCATATAAGCGAGTTCGCCTCGGATATCAAGTCCCTGCACGGCGTAGATGTTAACATGTGTTTCCAATGCCGCAAATGCACTAGTGGCTGCCCCCTTGCTGAATTCATGGATATGACGCCGACTCAACTTATTCATGCCGTTCGATTAGGGCTCAAAGACATCGTTCTTGATACGAATACGTATTGGCTGTGTGTTGCCTGTGGCACCTGTACCGCTCGTTGTCCACAAGAGACAGGTCTCCTGAAAGTGATGGACGCATTATCCAATATTGCTATAAAAGAAGGTATTATGCCTAAAGAACCGGCGATTGCCGAGTTCTATAACATTGGCCTGTTCATGGTAAAGAATTTTGGCACCGTGTATGAGACCGGACTGGCTGGAATTTTGAGCCTGAAAACAGGCAACATTGCCAGGGATGCCGGTATGGGAATCCGCATGCTGAAAAAGGGTAAGCTTGATATCCTGCCTCACCTTCATAATTCGCGTGAAATGAAGAAATTATTCAAGAAAGTTGCTAAGAGGGAACAGGAGTTGGCACGGTCTTGA
- a CDS encoding elongator complex protein 3, whose translation MKKFTRTISGVTPVAVMSRPSPCPGHCVYCPDFSGTPRSYTPHSPAVMRAVRYDYDPEEQIKARLRILSDMGHPTDKVELIVMGGTFLATPIEYQNCFIKACYDVLNGVGSTSLEDAQRINESALNRVVGLCIETRPDVCGEREVDRMITWGTTRVELGVQTLDDEIYRLINRGHRVSAVIEASARLRRAGLKVHYHWMPGLPGSNPGHDLLMTQRLFSDQDFQPDGIKIYPTMVIENTELELWQRENRYQPYEDDVMVGLIAEMKINVPPYVRISRVLRDIPAEYITGGLKNSLRDGLKDRLDAQGFTCRCIRCREYGHRPMRPGVQPSLRRLEYDASGGKEIFLSYEDEYDTLYGLIRLRIQPQAPDNLRILGDRVALVRELHVYGRELQIGAKGNLSAQHQGLGRQLLYHAEEIAHEEFGASFVAILSGVGARNYYRDLGYQLASGYMIKSINH comes from the coding sequence ATGAAAAAGTTTACCCGGACAATTTCTGGGGTAACCCCGGTAGCAGTAATGAGCCGGCCTTCTCCATGTCCTGGGCATTGCGTCTATTGCCCGGATTTTTCAGGAACGCCCCGCAGTTACACCCCTCATTCTCCAGCGGTGATGCGCGCGGTCAGGTACGATTATGATCCGGAGGAGCAGATTAAGGCGCGCCTCCGCATACTGTCGGACATGGGGCATCCGACCGATAAAGTGGAACTTATAGTGATGGGAGGGACCTTCCTTGCTACTCCCATTGAATACCAAAACTGTTTTATCAAAGCCTGTTACGATGTCCTGAACGGAGTTGGCAGCACTTCCCTCGAGGATGCTCAGCGGATCAACGAAAGCGCCTTAAACCGGGTGGTGGGACTGTGCATCGAAACCAGACCGGACGTGTGCGGGGAGCGCGAAGTCGATCGCATGATTACCTGGGGTACGACGCGGGTTGAATTGGGAGTACAAACCTTAGACGACGAGATATACCGCCTGATAAATCGCGGACATAGGGTTTCGGCGGTGATCGAAGCTTCGGCCAGATTGCGGCGAGCCGGATTAAAGGTCCATTATCACTGGATGCCGGGCTTGCCCGGTTCAAATCCCGGGCATGACCTATTAATGACGCAACGCCTTTTTTCCGACCAAGATTTCCAACCTGATGGCATAAAAATATATCCCACAATGGTAATCGAAAACACAGAATTGGAATTATGGCAGCGTGAGAATCGGTACCAGCCATACGAAGATGATGTGATGGTCGGATTGATCGCGGAAATGAAAATCAATGTCCCGCCTTATGTACGGATCTCTAGGGTTCTAAGAGACATCCCCGCCGAATACATTACGGGCGGACTGAAAAATTCATTGCGAGATGGCTTGAAGGACCGTCTTGACGCGCAAGGTTTCACTTGCCGGTGCATAAGATGTCGAGAATACGGTCATCGCCCCATGCGCCCGGGGGTACAACCCTCCCTGCGACGGTTGGAATACGACGCATCTGGAGGTAAGGAGATTTTCCTTTCATACGAGGATGAATATGACACTTTGTACGGTCTCATACGCTTGAGAATTCAACCTCAAGCCCCTGACAACCTCAGGATCTTGGGCGATCGGGTAGCTTTAGTTCGGGAGCTTCACGTATATGGACGGGAACTCCAAATTGGGGCAAAAGGAAATCTTTCAGCTCAGCATCAGGGTCTCGGGCGGCAATTGCTCTATCATGCCGAAGAGATCGCGCATGAGGAATTTGGTGCTTCTTTTGTTGCGATCTTGTCAGGGGTGGGAGCCCGCAATTACTATCGTGACCTCGGGTATCAGTTAGCTTCGGGCTATATGATTAAATCCATAAATCATTAA
- a CDS encoding class I SAM-dependent methyltransferase, producing the protein MSNNQIPTFDRIAPGWYNFRHHTIFRAELEALARRWTRGKLLNIGCGHGADFLPFKDNFELTGIDISSEMLKYAEKFMDKHGFSALLKQADMRSLPFADMSFDFTIVVASLHHLEDRTSREKALKEIFRILKPGGEAFITVWNAWQPRFIFRKRDTLIPWRSKEGNINRFYHLYSYDELEGALRLAGFEILDSFPESTYRFPLKYFSKNICLLVKKPMKDLFSKHQTDNIDSKICDRSERLVKERYLCWSILHARSAILAVGFPSQMPIILVLTNAGNAALC; encoded by the coding sequence ATGTCAAATAATCAAATCCCTACCTTTGACCGAATTGCGCCCGGTTGGTACAACTTCAGGCACCATACCATCTTCAGGGCCGAACTCGAAGCATTAGCCCGGCGTTGGACAAGAGGCAAATTACTCAACATCGGCTGCGGCCACGGTGCCGATTTTTTACCGTTCAAGGACAACTTCGAATTAACGGGCATCGATATTTCTTCTGAGATGCTCAAATATGCCGAAAAATTCATGGACAAACACGGATTTTCAGCACTACTAAAACAAGCCGATATGCGGTCGCTCCCTTTCGCGGACATGTCTTTCGACTTTACCATCGTGGTAGCCAGTCTCCATCATCTCGAGGATAGGACCAGTCGTGAGAAAGCGCTCAAAGAGATATTTCGCATCTTAAAACCGGGCGGAGAAGCCTTCATCACCGTTTGGAACGCCTGGCAGCCCCGATTCATCTTCAGGAAGCGGGACACCTTAATTCCCTGGCGCTCAAAAGAGGGAAATATCAACCGTTTCTACCATCTTTATTCATACGATGAACTTGAGGGCGCACTGAGGTTAGCTGGCTTTGAAATACTTGATTCGTTCCCTGAATCAACTTATCGGTTCCCCCTAAAATATTTCTCCAAAAATATCTGCCTTCTTGTTAAGAAACCAATGAAAGATTTGTTTAGCAAACATCAAACTGATAACATTGACTCAAAAATATGCGACCGTAGCGAGCGCTTGGTAAAGGAGCGGTATTTATGCTGGTCAATATTACATGCCCGAAGTGCAATACTAGCGGTGGGTTTTCCATCACAGATGCCTATTATATTGGTCCTTACAAATGCTGGAAATGCCGCGCTGTGTTAA
- a CDS encoding tautomerase family protein has protein sequence MPVVVIEMHEGRTITQKKQLAEGITNEFVKIGTAAEKVTIIFRDVAKTNWASGGKLSSESAARPL, from the coding sequence ATGCCCGTTGTCGTTATCGAGATGCATGAGGGCCGAACCATCACCCAGAAGAAACAATTAGCTGAAGGCATCACCAACGAATTTGTTAAAATCGGCACCGCAGCCGAAAAAGTTACTATCATATTCCGTGATGTCGCCAAAACTAACTGGGCTTCCGGGGGCAAATTAAGCTCGGAATCAG